A region from the Clostridia bacterium genome encodes:
- the dapG gene encoding aspartate kinase, translated as MTALSIIVQKFGGTSVANPDACARVVSRILEARSGGHDVVAVVSAMGRKPAPYSTDSLIELAERGGANMSPREQDAIIACGEIISSVVLVSALAAAGCPAVSLTGGQAGIITDDAFGDARIRKIDPKRILEALAQGKVAVVAGFQGATESGDITTLGRGGSDTTAAALGAVLEADVIEIFTDVEGIMTADPRIVPEARYQETMAYADLLEMANLGAKVVHQRAVEIAMQSRIPLLIRSTFSDARGTLVTDGASKPGLPVSVPDRFISGVTCLGGMAQVTLAEADFNSTGRVLDVFTTLADECISVDMISVFPERIAFIVAAKQADHAIGALRGIGLAAQANLGCAKVSVVGAGMRGVPGVMSKVVRALHNTGVRILQTSDSHHSISCLVPEADMERAARALHAEFELSR; from the coding sequence GTGACGGCCTTGAGCATCATCGTTCAGAAGTTCGGCGGCACATCTGTGGCTAATCCGGATGCGTGCGCCAGGGTCGTATCGAGGATACTGGAGGCCCGGTCTGGAGGCCATGATGTTGTTGCCGTCGTGTCGGCGATGGGGCGCAAGCCTGCGCCCTATTCCACGGATTCCCTGATCGAACTGGCCGAGCGGGGAGGGGCCAACATGTCTCCCCGGGAGCAGGATGCGATCATAGCCTGCGGCGAGATCATCTCCTCAGTCGTGCTCGTGTCGGCGCTAGCGGCGGCCGGGTGTCCGGCCGTCTCACTCACCGGCGGGCAGGCGGGAATCATCACAGACGATGCCTTTGGCGACGCCCGAATCCGGAAGATCGACCCGAAGCGCATCCTTGAGGCGTTGGCCCAGGGCAAGGTGGCCGTGGTAGCGGGTTTCCAGGGCGCCACCGAATCCGGGGACATTACCACTCTAGGCCGTGGAGGGAGCGACACTACGGCCGCAGCGCTAGGCGCGGTGCTCGAGGCAGATGTGATAGAGATATTCACCGATGTAGAGGGGATAATGACCGCTGATCCCAGGATCGTGCCTGAGGCGAGGTACCAGGAGACGATGGCATATGCTGATCTACTGGAGATGGCTAACCTTGGCGCAAAGGTAGTCCATCAGCGTGCCGTGGAGATCGCGATGCAGTCCCGAATCCCCTTGCTCATAAGGAGCACTTTCTCAGATGCCCGTGGGACCCTCGTGACCGACGGGGCGAGCAAACCGGGCCTTCCGGTGTCTGTTCCGGATAGATTCATCTCAGGCGTGACATGCCTCGGAGGCATGGCTCAGGTTACCCTGGCTGAAGCCGACTTCAACTCCACCGGCAGGGTTCTCGACGTGTTCACTACACTTGCTGATGAATGCATCTCTGTCGACATGATCAGCGTCTTCCCTGAGAGGATTGCTTTCATCGTAGCAGCCAAACAGGCCGATCATGCCATTGGGGCGCTCAGAGGCATAGGCCTTGCCGCGCAAGCGAACCTTGGGTGCGCTAAGGTGTCGGTGGTGGGAGCGGGCATGCGAGGGGTTCCCGGCGTCATGTCGAAGGTAGTACGTGCTCTTCACAACACAGGTGTCCGGATCCTGCAGACTTCCGACTCGCACCACT
- a CDS encoding aspartate-semialdehyde dehydrogenase, whose product MLNVAVVGATGAVGREMISAIFELGLPVSTMTLMSSARSSGTVVSTPLGDLTVAEAAPELFRGVDVAFFSAGASVSRELAPEAVRRGALVIDNSSAFRMDPTVPLIIPEVNMDAAKSHIGIIANPNCTTIITVTAVGPIHRRWGIGRMIVSTYQAVSGAGHWGMEALRQETESVLAGEDPKPSVMPYRTAPVHHQIAFNVVPQVDVFLEDGYTKEEHKTVDETRKILGDESLKISATTVRVPVFRSHSVSANVQTKEHAPIDQVRQVLQSAPGVVLVDDPANFSYPMPIHASGADPVEVGRLREDPSAPNAIWLWIVGDQLRKGAASNAVQIALALYGKQR is encoded by the coding sequence ATGCTCAATGTTGCAGTCGTCGGGGCAACAGGTGCAGTGGGACGAGAGATGATCTCGGCCATATTCGAGCTAGGCCTGCCAGTCTCGACCATGACTCTGATGTCGTCGGCGCGTTCTTCAGGAACTGTCGTGTCCACGCCCTTGGGCGACCTTACCGTGGCAGAGGCCGCGCCCGAGCTGTTTCGCGGCGTCGATGTGGCCTTCTTCTCGGCGGGAGCATCGGTGAGCCGAGAACTCGCGCCTGAGGCCGTTAGGCGCGGAGCCCTGGTAATCGACAATTCCAGTGCGTTTCGGATGGATCCCACTGTCCCACTCATAATCCCAGAGGTCAACATGGATGCCGCCAAGTCCCACATTGGAATCATCGCCAACCCGAACTGCACAACCATCATCACCGTCACGGCAGTCGGCCCGATACACCGGCGCTGGGGAATCGGCAGGATGATAGTCTCCACATACCAGGCAGTATCCGGGGCGGGCCACTGGGGCATGGAGGCGCTTCGGCAGGAGACAGAATCGGTCCTGGCGGGAGAGGACCCAAAGCCGTCGGTCATGCCTTACCGAACAGCGCCTGTGCATCACCAGATTGCCTTCAATGTCGTGCCCCAAGTGGATGTATTCCTCGAGGACGGGTACACCAAGGAGGAGCACAAGACGGTTGATGAGACAAGGAAAATCCTGGGCGACGAGTCTTTGAAGATAAGCGCCACCACGGTGAGGGTTCCGGTGTTCCGGTCGCATTCTGTGTCGGCGAACGTACAGACAAAGGAACACGCCCCGATTGACCAGGTCAGGCAGGTTCTTCAGTCAGCCCCAGGTGTAGTGCTGGTGGATGACCCTGCCAACTTCAGCTACCCCATGCCGATCCATGCCTCTGGCGCCGACCCAGTCGAAGTGGGCAGGCTTCGGGAAGACCCGTCTGCCCCGAACGCGATCTGGCTCTGGATAGTAGGGGATCAGCTCAGGAAGGGCGCAGCATCGAATGCCGTCCAGATCGCCCTTGCCCTGTATGGGAAGCAGAGGTGA